In one window of Candidatus Korarchaeota archaeon NZ13-K DNA:
- a CDS encoding tRNA(Met) cytidine acetyltransferase — MLREIVEEAISTGERRLVVISGRESLEVASELAGEWLSMREGRVLVATHMGANLERISLRDFTSIDFDQTEEVLGGTWDLLIADLSLQFRANDIGRLIEVVRGGGLAILTIPPVEEWMSSLTDFQRRFLVPPFEGRQIRQLFKSRFLSSLGARGTFLVGDVSRGELCGKVSGDRKPPERTGDPVLDLCMTEDQQRILRSILEAFETKKRAFILTANRGRGKSAAIGLALSLIMTRSRVRSAVVTSPSIEGIQTIFSFLMRGLEAQGVRYEPLVREGKVLDVRFRGKNVFYLTPESASEVDVSLKVVDEAASIPVTTLFQFLSTSRFAIFSSTIHGYEGAGRGFTLRFLRRIRRSGLPYAEGRMEEPIRYPPGDPVERWLYDFLLLDAEPGEPPSNLEDLRYRRVSLQDINEDYLRKFYGIYVLAHYRNRPNDLATLLDAPHHFARALEAGGEPVVSIHVAEEGGLPPHLLDEVMRGSRDLPGHVIPSRLVLHYCMKSFGRLRGWRIVRIATHPDLQGRGLGTRALSELEDEARESGIDWIGAGFGATEELLRFWVRSGYFAVHLSPNRNPVTGEYSVLVMKPLSREASGLFEEVLREFKRRLLSSLHDVYFSLNPSVARLLLKGRLEGGRVRLSNSQRSRLSGYLKGTYVYELASDSIHEVVRSYFWQGRDCLTPREESLLVAKVLQGKPWETIRSRFGVKEPYEALREIVSNLVGCLDGLGDQA, encoded by the coding sequence TTGCTGAGGGAGATAGTGGAGGAGGCCATAAGCACTGGGGAGAGGAGGCTCGTGGTGATCTCGGGGAGGGAGTCCCTGGAGGTCGCCTCGGAGCTGGCCGGAGAGTGGCTCTCCATGAGGGAGGGCAGGGTGCTCGTTGCCACGCACATGGGCGCAAACCTGGAGAGGATCTCCCTGAGGGACTTCACCTCCATAGACTTCGACCAGACCGAGGAGGTGCTTGGGGGTACCTGGGACCTGCTCATAGCGGACCTCTCACTCCAGTTCAGGGCGAACGACATAGGAAGGCTCATAGAGGTCGTCAGGGGAGGGGGATTGGCCATCCTCACCATACCACCTGTCGAGGAGTGGATGAGCTCGCTGACGGACTTCCAGAGGAGGTTCCTGGTCCCACCGTTCGAGGGGAGGCAGATAAGGCAGCTCTTCAAGTCCAGGTTCCTCTCATCCCTTGGGGCCAGGGGCACTTTCCTGGTGGGCGATGTCTCAAGGGGAGAGCTTTGCGGGAAGGTTTCAGGGGATAGGAAGCCACCTGAGAGGACGGGTGATCCTGTTCTGGATCTCTGCATGACCGAGGATCAGCAGAGGATCCTCAGATCCATTCTGGAGGCATTCGAGACCAAGAAGAGGGCCTTCATACTGACTGCGAACAGGGGAAGGGGTAAATCGGCCGCCATAGGGCTCGCGCTCTCGCTCATAATGACCAGGAGCAGGGTAAGGAGCGCTGTAGTCACATCCCCGAGCATAGAGGGGATCCAGACGATCTTCAGCTTCCTTATGAGGGGTCTGGAGGCTCAGGGTGTGAGGTACGAGCCCCTGGTGAGGGAGGGTAAGGTCTTGGACGTCAGGTTCAGGGGGAAGAACGTCTTCTACCTGACACCGGAGAGCGCTTCGGAGGTCGATGTGAGCCTTAAGGTCGTTGATGAGGCGGCCTCAATACCCGTGACAACCCTCTTCCAGTTCCTCTCGACCAGCAGGTTCGCGATATTCTCGTCCACCATACACGGCTACGAGGGGGCTGGGAGGGGCTTCACGCTCAGGTTCCTGAGGAGGATCAGGCGTTCGGGCCTGCCTTACGCTGAGGGGAGGATGGAGGAGCCCATAAGGTATCCCCCGGGGGATCCCGTGGAGAGGTGGCTCTACGACTTCCTCCTGCTCGACGCGGAACCCGGGGAGCCCCCCAGCAACCTTGAGGACCTTAGGTACAGGAGGGTATCCCTCCAGGACATTAATGAGGACTACCTTAGGAAGTTCTACGGGATATACGTCCTGGCCCACTACAGGAACAGGCCAAACGACCTAGCCACACTCCTGGATGCGCCCCATCACTTCGCCAGGGCTCTCGAGGCCGGAGGGGAGCCCGTTGTGAGCATCCACGTGGCCGAGGAGGGGGGGCTCCCGCCTCACCTGCTGGACGAAGTGATGAGGGGATCCAGGGACCTCCCCGGACACGTGATACCGAGCAGGCTCGTCCTTCACTACTGCATGAAGAGCTTCGGGAGGCTGAGGGGGTGGAGGATCGTCAGGATCGCGACTCACCCCGATCTGCAAGGAAGGGGGCTGGGGACCAGGGCCCTGAGCGAGCTGGAAGATGAGGCCAGGGAGAGCGGTATCGATTGGATTGGGGCCGGTTTCGGAGCCACCGAGGAGCTCCTCAGGTTCTGGGTTAGATCAGGCTACTTCGCGGTTCACCTGAGCCCAAACAGGAATCCCGTGACCGGGGAGTACAGCGTCCTAGTCATGAAGCCCCTGAGCCGGGAGGCATCGGGGCTCTTCGAGGAGGTGCTGAGGGAGTTCAAGAGGAGGCTCCTCTCCAGCCTTCACGATGTCTACTTCTCCCTGAATCCCTCAGTGGCCAGGCTCCTCCTCAAGGGGAGGCTGGAGGGGGGGAGGGTGAGGCTGAGCAACTCCCAGAGGAGCAGGCTGAGCGGCTACCTCAAGGGGACTTACGTCTACGAGCTCGCCTCCGACTCGATACACGAGGTTGTCAGGAGCTACTTCTGGCAGGGCAGGGACTGTCTCACCCCGAGGGAGGAGTCCTTACTCGTGGCGAAGGTCCTCCAGGGGAAGCCCTGGGAGACGATAAGGAGCAGGTTCGGGGTGAAGGAGCCCTATGAGGCACTCAGGGAGATCGTGTCGAACCTAGTCGGTTGTCTGGATGGCCTTGGCGACCAGG